The nucleotide window CTTGTTACACACCACGAACAGCGCCTTGTTTATTGGGTTGGGTGAATGACACACTTTTTTACCTCGTTGCTTTCCTTGTATCCATCCGATTCATTAAAGTAAGCacgacagacagacagacagaccGATTGacaaaaagaggaaaaaTGGCCTCCTCGGTCGTCGCCGCCTGGGAGGACTGCGACAAGATAGACACCCTGTTTATCCTCGTCTGCACGGTAATCTGCTGGACCATTGTCCCGACTGTATGttttccctcatcaccacaccatcatcaccacaccatcatcaccacaccatcatcaccacaccatcatcaccacaccatcatcacaaaccctaaccctccccttcccccttttccctttcctctttcccctttcctccccccttaCCCTTACAAATCATTAACACCccgccccccaacccccacagGTAGGAATAGCCTACAGCGGCTACACCTGGCGCCGCAACTCCCTTaccgccgccctccccgccgtcCTCGTGATCTCAATCTGCTCCATCCAGTGGTTCGTCCTCGGCTACTCCCTCGCCTACGGCCCGGGAAACGGCTGGTTCTTCGGCTCCTGGACCGcccacctcttccaccgCGACGTCCTCTCCTCGCCCGTCGGCACCATCCCCGCCATTTTGTTCAGTGAATTCCAGCTCGTCTTTGAAGCCACGGTCTGCGCCATCGCAGTAGGCGGGTTCGTAGAACGGGGCACCATCAAGTCCTGCGCGGTGTTCATCGCGGCATGGTCAACATTCATCTACTGTCCCCTCGCGCACATGGtctgggggggtggtgtgctGGGGGAGAAGCTTGGAGTGTTGGATTTCGCGGGGGGTGAGTACCATCCCATTTCAACATGCTCCATCTGTTTGTACTGACTGTGAgatggaaaaaaaggaacCCCCGTCCACGTCTGCTCCGGCGCCACCGCGACCGCAATCTCCCTCTACCTCTCCTACCCCCTCTTCCGCTCCAAGAAATCCCCCCTCCGCACCCCGACCCACAtccgcctccaccgtcccggaaactccttcttccagctcGTCAGCATGATCATCATCTGGGGCTCCTGGCTCGCCTTCGACGCCGGCACCGCCCTCGCGCTAAACTTCCAGTCCGTCATGGCCCTCTGCGTGACCAACCTCTGCGCCGCCTCCGGAGCCCTCACCTGGTCGGTGATGACCTTTCTCGAATCGGGCAAGTGGTCACTCGACGCGACGTTCATGGGCGCGATTGccgggttggtgatgatcacGCCCTCGGCGGGGTTCATCGACATGCCTACTGCGTTCTTCTTTGGTGTCTTTGGCGCGGTCGTTTGTCGCCAGGCGTTGAGGATCAAGTTCACCAAGCTGGCGCATAAGTGGAGGTGGGTTGACAATGGGGATACCTTTGCTACTCATTGTGTTGGTGGCGTGGCGGCCACCGTCATGACGGGCTTGTTTGcgcggagggaggtggcggcgtATGGCGGGCTGGATGTTCccgggggggtggtgtttgatgggaACGTGAGGCAGTTGTGGGTGCAGATCGTCGAGGTGTTGGTCGGCTTCAGCTGGAGTTTCTTTGGGAGCTGGTTGATCATCGCGGGGATCGACTGCATCCctgggttggaggtgctggcgATTGACAAGTAAGTTTTCTTTTCGGGGGTATCTGAAGAGGGTGGGCTAACCTACCGTGATTAGGCATATCCATGAGGGGCTTGACTTTCACGAGACTGAGGAGTCTCTCGGCATTTTGGTGCAccccgaggaggaagattaTACCCCTACCGACAAGGGGACGATTGCTCTCGACTGAGTTCGCCCCCCGGCGTGTCATCTGCATAAATCTTGACCTTGACTTGTGGTGGAGAGAATGTCTTGTAGTTTTAGGATCACCTCATCCGAATAGACTGTGGAGGCCTGTCTGGCTCATCACATCCAGCCAGTGCGTCCGACGTGCCAGCCCAATCTCTTCGTCATACGCGGTCCAGACAGCACGCAGCAGCTGCTTGGCCACACCAATCGGCTTCGGTGGCAGGCTGTTCTCCAGTTGATCCAACCGGGCCATGATGAACGACCGGGCCTGTGACGTCTTGATGGCATTCTCGGACATCCCGGGcgtggcggcgagggaaGAGTCCGTGTCAGTGATAATACCCGATGTGGGCGTGGGGATCGCCGCCGCAGCCGTCGACTCGGTGCTGAGCAGGAAGCTCTGAT belongs to Podospora bellae-mahoneyi strain CBS 112042 chromosome 6, whole genome shotgun sequence and includes:
- a CDS encoding hypothetical protein (COG:P; EggNog:ENOG503NYSS); this encodes MASSVVAAWEDCDKIDTLFILVCTVICWTIVPTVGIAYSGYTWRRNSLTAALPAVLVISICSIQWFVLGYSLAYGPGNGWFFGSWTAHLFHRDVLSSPVGTIPAILFSEFQLVFEATVCAIAVGGFVERGTIKSCAVFIAAWSTFIYCPLAHMVWGGGVLGEKLGVLDFAGGTPVHVCSGATATAISLYLSYPLFRSKKSPLRTPTHIRLHRPGNSFFQLVSMIIIWGSWLAFDAGTALALNFQSVMALCVTNLCAASGALTWSVMTFLESGKWSLDATFMGAIAGLVMITPSAGFIDMPTAFFFGVFGAVVCRQALRIKFTKLAHKWRWVDNGDTFATHCVGGVAATVMTGLFARREVAAYGGLDVPGGVVFDGNVRQLWVQIVEVLVGFSWSFFGSWLIIAGIDCIPGLEVLAIDKHIHEGLDFHETEESLGILVHPEEEDYTPTDKGTIALD